One genomic segment of Penaeus monodon isolate SGIC_2016 chromosome 31, NSTDA_Pmon_1, whole genome shotgun sequence includes these proteins:
- the LOC119593057 gene encoding glycoprotein-N-acetylgalactosamine 3-beta-galactosyltransferase 1-like isoform X3, producing the protein MAHSAASIRVALLVLIASVLSAVFTFVFVVPYSPVSRRMTEPQSHEDLENNADIPDNPLSLHDPHEVHHEGEAEEANRLAQKVRVLCWVMTQPASHDKKAVHVKATWGRRCNKLIFISSKNNESLGAIDVGVEEGRNMLWGKTKAAYKYAYDHHLQEYDWFLKADDDTYVIVENLRYMLSSYDPNYPIYFGSRFKPFTKQGYMSGGGGYVLSREATKKFVEEALTDEKKCKSSPHGAEDAEIGKCLEKVGVMAGDSRDSLGRGRFFPFTPGTHLMGGIPGWYKTYAYYSPYVGLDCCSDTAISFHYVNTARMYELEYMLYHVRPFGIQHKDPFPAPLPPDTASIPRPILEQAGRLEPDEKDKRPGVE; encoded by the exons GATGACGGAGCCGCAATCCCACGAAGATCTAGAGAACAACGCTGACATTCCTGACAATCCATTGTCTCTCCACGACCCGCATGAGGTTCACCATGAAG GCGAGGCGGAGGAGGCGAACCGGCTGGCGCAGAAGGTGCGAGTCCTGTGCTGGGTCATGACGCAGCCGGCCAGCCATGACAAGAAGGCGGTGCACGTCAAGGCCACCTGGGGCAGGAGGTGCAACAAGCTCATATTCATAAGTTCAAAGAATA ACGAGAGTCTGGGCGCCATCGACGTGGGCGTGGAGGAGGGGCGCAACATGCTGTGGGGAAAGACGAAAGCGGCCTACAAGTACGCGTACGACCACCACCTCCAGGAGTACGACTGGTTCCTTAAGGCTGACGATGATAC GTATGTCATCGTGGAGAACCTGCGCTACATGCTGAGCTCATATGACCCAAACTACCCCATTTACTTCGGCTCCCGCTTCAAGCCTTTCACCAAGCAGGGTTACATGAGCGGAG GTGGAGGCTACGTGCTGAGTCGGGAGGCGACGAAGAAATTCGTGGAAGAAGCTCTCACGGACGAGAAAAAGTGTAAGAGCAGCCCTCATGGCGCGGAGGACGCGGAGATAG GAAAGTGCTTGGAGAAAGTAGGAGTGATGGCAGGCGACTCGCGCGACAGCCTGGGGCGTGGCCGCTTCTTCCCTTTCACCCCGGGAACGCACCTCATGGGAGGAATACCTGGATGGTACAAAACCTACGCTTACTATAGTCCCTATGTT GGACTCGACTGCTGTTCTGACACCGCCATATCCTTCCACTATGTCAACACCGCCAGGATGTACGAGCTGGAATATATGCTGTACCATGTGAGGCCGTTTGGGATCCAGCACAAGGATCCCTTCCCGGCGCCCCTTCCCCCCGATACCGCCAGCATACCCCGTCCG ATTCTGGAGCAGGCCGGTCGCCTCGAACCCGACGAGAAGGATAAGAGACCCGGCGTAGAGTAG
- the LOC119593057 gene encoding glycoprotein-N-acetylgalactosamine 3-beta-galactosyltransferase 1-like isoform X4 yields MAHSASIRVALLVLIASVLSAVFTFVFVVPYSPVSRRMTEPQSHEDLENNADIPDNPLSLHDPHEVHHEGEAEEANRLAQKVRVLCWVMTQPASHDKKAVHVKATWGRRCNKLIFISSKNNESLGAIDVGVEEGRNMLWGKTKAAYKYAYDHHLQEYDWFLKADDDTYVIVENLRYMLSSYDPNYPIYFGSRFKPFTKQGYMSGGGGYVLSREATKKFVEEALTDEKKCKSSPHGAEDAEIGKCLEKVGVMAGDSRDSLGRGRFFPFTPGTHLMGGIPGWYKTYAYYSPYVGLDCCSDTAISFHYVNTARMYELEYMLYHVRPFGIQHKDPFPAPLPPDTASIPRPILEQAGRLEPDEKDKRPGVE; encoded by the exons GATGACGGAGCCGCAATCCCACGAAGATCTAGAGAACAACGCTGACATTCCTGACAATCCATTGTCTCTCCACGACCCGCATGAGGTTCACCATGAAG GCGAGGCGGAGGAGGCGAACCGGCTGGCGCAGAAGGTGCGAGTCCTGTGCTGGGTCATGACGCAGCCGGCCAGCCATGACAAGAAGGCGGTGCACGTCAAGGCCACCTGGGGCAGGAGGTGCAACAAGCTCATATTCATAAGTTCAAAGAATA ACGAGAGTCTGGGCGCCATCGACGTGGGCGTGGAGGAGGGGCGCAACATGCTGTGGGGAAAGACGAAAGCGGCCTACAAGTACGCGTACGACCACCACCTCCAGGAGTACGACTGGTTCCTTAAGGCTGACGATGATAC GTATGTCATCGTGGAGAACCTGCGCTACATGCTGAGCTCATATGACCCAAACTACCCCATTTACTTCGGCTCCCGCTTCAAGCCTTTCACCAAGCAGGGTTACATGAGCGGAG GTGGAGGCTACGTGCTGAGTCGGGAGGCGACGAAGAAATTCGTGGAAGAAGCTCTCACGGACGAGAAAAAGTGTAAGAGCAGCCCTCATGGCGCGGAGGACGCGGAGATAG GAAAGTGCTTGGAGAAAGTAGGAGTGATGGCAGGCGACTCGCGCGACAGCCTGGGGCGTGGCCGCTTCTTCCCTTTCACCCCGGGAACGCACCTCATGGGAGGAATACCTGGATGGTACAAAACCTACGCTTACTATAGTCCCTATGTT GGACTCGACTGCTGTTCTGACACCGCCATATCCTTCCACTATGTCAACACCGCCAGGATGTACGAGCTGGAATATATGCTGTACCATGTGAGGCCGTTTGGGATCCAGCACAAGGATCCCTTCCCGGCGCCCCTTCCCCCCGATACCGCCAGCATACCCCGTCCG ATTCTGGAGCAGGCCGGTCGCCTCGAACCCGACGAGAAGGATAAGAGACCCGGCGTAGAGTAG